A section of the Methanosarcina mazei S-6 genome encodes:
- a CDS encoding DUF3160 domain-containing protein, whose product MDRRIRLATVYLTLLTFILIFVFSAGCSGQNTEQDEQGYAADILKTEAVTYSGLLGQGASLPINYSLEAVDVKLKAPSYDLPLQRDKISNYANFSDKIPLNESDLKVLESNGFVVIKNPYNPEEEGITSMYVTLKEEEVPVFITTDSLLHLYHIQFDETLRQIEEKEFYDTLWETDLDLLNASVQEYSSASGEEKEAARRDAAYFAVALSLLQPKPSQEQAAEDSYYFVDEALFPAGSGEKYQFEVPSFVKKEVEAELALIEAHEGFTVSPIFLYKEDYSQYVPRGHYTRSEKLQNYFKAFMWHGRMSMLLKDRLIESEDPEKDARIQTIQACLIASQLENSPELLEKWDRIYGVTAFYVGFSDDLGPYEYMEAMDRVFGNEERKFNETAVEELKSILAQNQGPQIYGGTGNCALEPPFTPEQADECLENTTGFRFMGQRFIPDSYVFSNMVGAYTGEYRGEKEEPFTFVISGAGRPIRGFPRGLDIMALLGSERAVYWLDELNDSSYENYSVQYVAMDSEFSNFSAAEWNRNLYWSWLYSLQPLLKDYGEGYPTFMQTDAWQDKELSTSLSSWTELRHDTILYAKQSYTIVETAMPMPPEEKPVVGYVEPVPDFYARLFALTKMTNQGLDEMGVLDPVSKSRLTELETILSRLQAISEKELENEEMTEEDYEFIRDFGAQLEGIIADVDEKARKTTVVADVHTDANTEAALEEGVGYVDMIVVAYKLPDGRVLIGAGPVMSYYEFKQPISDRLTDEKWREMLEKNPPEKPEWTSTYIS is encoded by the coding sequence ATGGACCGAAGAATAAGATTAGCAACAGTTTACCTGACGCTTTTGACCTTTATTTTGATCTTTGTTTTTTCTGCAGGCTGCTCCGGTCAGAATACAGAACAGGACGAACAGGGCTATGCAGCAGATATACTCAAAACAGAAGCCGTAACTTACTCCGGTCTTCTGGGCCAGGGCGCATCCCTGCCCATAAACTACAGCCTGGAAGCCGTAGATGTCAAATTAAAAGCTCCTTCTTATGATCTGCCACTCCAGAGGGATAAAATATCCAATTATGCAAACTTTTCTGACAAAATTCCTCTGAATGAGTCTGACCTTAAAGTTCTGGAAAGCAACGGTTTTGTGGTAATAAAGAACCCTTACAACCCTGAAGAAGAGGGTATAACCTCAATGTATGTGACCCTCAAGGAAGAGGAAGTTCCTGTTTTTATCACAACGGATTCTCTGCTGCACCTTTACCATATCCAGTTTGATGAAACACTCAGGCAGATAGAGGAAAAAGAGTTTTACGATACTCTCTGGGAAACCGACCTTGACCTCCTGAATGCGTCGGTCCAGGAGTACAGCAGCGCATCAGGAGAAGAAAAAGAAGCCGCAAGGAGAGATGCAGCCTATTTTGCAGTTGCTCTGAGCCTGCTTCAGCCTAAACCTTCACAGGAACAGGCAGCAGAAGACTCTTACTACTTTGTTGACGAAGCTCTTTTCCCTGCAGGCTCAGGAGAAAAATATCAGTTTGAGGTACCTTCATTTGTAAAGAAAGAAGTAGAAGCAGAACTCGCTTTGATAGAAGCCCATGAAGGTTTCACAGTTTCTCCGATTTTCCTCTATAAAGAAGACTATTCCCAGTACGTACCAAGAGGGCATTACACACGCTCCGAAAAATTGCAGAATTACTTTAAGGCTTTTATGTGGCACGGCAGGATGAGCATGCTCCTGAAGGACAGACTGATAGAGTCCGAAGACCCTGAAAAAGATGCCCGCATCCAGACTATCCAGGCATGCCTGATCGCTTCACAGCTTGAAAACTCGCCAGAACTTCTTGAAAAGTGGGACAGGATCTACGGGGTTACGGCTTTTTATGTAGGCTTCTCCGATGATCTTGGGCCTTACGAATATATGGAAGCAATGGACAGGGTCTTTGGCAACGAGGAAAGGAAATTCAACGAAACTGCAGTGGAGGAATTAAAATCCATACTTGCTCAAAACCAGGGCCCTCAAATTTACGGAGGCACTGGGAACTGTGCTCTTGAACCACCCTTCACTCCGGAACAGGCTGACGAATGCCTTGAAAACACAACAGGCTTCCGTTTCATGGGACAGCGCTTTATCCCTGACTCTTACGTTTTTTCAAATATGGTAGGAGCCTATACAGGGGAATACAGGGGTGAAAAGGAAGAACCTTTCACTTTTGTGATCTCAGGGGCGGGAAGGCCCATCCGCGGTTTCCCGCGCGGTCTTGACATAATGGCTCTCCTGGGCTCGGAAAGGGCTGTTTACTGGCTCGACGAACTGAATGATTCCAGTTACGAAAATTACAGTGTTCAGTATGTAGCCATGGACTCCGAATTCTCGAACTTCAGCGCAGCTGAGTGGAACAGGAACCTTTACTGGTCCTGGCTCTATTCCCTCCAGCCCCTCCTGAAAGACTACGGGGAAGGATACCCTACCTTTATGCAGACGGATGCCTGGCAGGACAAGGAACTGAGCACCTCTCTTTCTTCCTGGACTGAACTGAGGCACGACACAATACTGTACGCAAAACAGAGTTACACGATAGTTGAAACCGCAATGCCAATGCCGCCTGAAGAAAAACCGGTTGTGGGATATGTGGAGCCTGTCCCGGACTTTTATGCCAGGCTGTTTGCCCTGACTAAAATGACAAATCAGGGGCTGGACGAAATGGGTGTCCTTGACCCCGTTTCAAAATCTAGGCTCACGGAGCTTGAAACTATCCTTTCAAGGCTTCAGGCAATCTCGGAAAAGGAACTCGAAAATGAAGAGATGACAGAAGAAGACTACGAGTTTATCAGGGACTTCGGAGCTCAGCTTGAAGGGATCATAGCCGATGTGGATGAAAAAGCGAGAAAAACTACGGTAGTGGCTGATGTTCATACCGATGCAAATACTGAAGCCGCTCTCGAAGAAGGGGTGGGATACGTGGACATGATTGTAGTCGCATATAAACTTCCCGACGGCAGGGTCCTTATAGGGGCCGGACCCGTAATGAGTTATTACGAGTTCAAACAGCCCATTTCAGACCGCCTGACAGATGAAAAATGGAGAGAAATGCTGGAGAAAAACCCGCCGGAAAAGCCGGAGTGGACCTCCACCTACATTTCTTAA
- a CDS encoding homocitrate synthase family protein has protein sequence MSESEQYSRNTLMDFIDYRPLDIEICDVTLRDGEQTPGVVFSKEQKLAVASELDSMGIEVIEAGFPVVSADEKEIVKEIANQGFNSRICCLSRAVKGDVDAALECDVDIVSIFIAMSDMHLKYKYHRSLEDMLGCAKEAIEYATDHGLKVRFAAEDASRTPVERLKQAFKEVENEYKVQYVSLADTVGILNPTTTNYLVSEIFKSVNTAICIHCHDDLGMATANTLAAAEAGAKQLHTTVNAIGERAGNASLEEVLVALRVQYGIERYDTTKLNSLSGMVSEYSGITPSVNKAVVGKNAFTHESGIHVAAILEEPRTYELFLPEMVGGKRNLVVGKHTGKKALKGIINSIGFCLEREELCALIEKVKVCTEEKHKSISRDQLERLITQVKQEQKSSGSEKEKFSI, from the coding sequence ATGTCAGAGAGCGAGCAGTACTCCAGAAACACACTTATGGATTTCATCGATTATCGCCCCCTTGATATCGAAATCTGTGATGTAACCCTTCGCGATGGGGAACAGACCCCTGGCGTTGTGTTCTCCAAAGAACAGAAGCTGGCAGTAGCCAGTGAACTTGACTCCATGGGTATTGAGGTTATAGAAGCCGGGTTTCCGGTAGTTTCCGCAGATGAAAAAGAAATTGTAAAGGAAATTGCAAACCAGGGCTTTAATTCAAGGATCTGCTGTCTCTCAAGAGCAGTAAAGGGGGATGTTGACGCTGCCCTTGAATGTGACGTTGATATAGTGAGCATTTTCATTGCAATGTCAGACATGCACCTCAAGTACAAGTATCATCGAAGCCTTGAGGATATGCTCGGCTGCGCCAAGGAAGCCATAGAATATGCAACTGACCACGGTTTAAAAGTGCGTTTTGCAGCTGAAGATGCAAGCCGTACTCCGGTTGAACGCCTCAAGCAGGCTTTTAAGGAAGTTGAAAATGAGTATAAAGTGCAGTATGTAAGCCTTGCAGATACCGTTGGGATACTGAACCCCACCACAACAAATTATCTTGTAAGTGAGATCTTCAAGTCCGTAAATACTGCGATATGTATCCACTGCCACGATGACCTCGGCATGGCTACAGCCAACACCCTTGCAGCCGCCGAAGCCGGGGCAAAACAGCTCCACACAACGGTTAACGCTATCGGGGAAAGGGCAGGAAACGCCTCCCTGGAAGAAGTTCTGGTCGCCCTCAGAGTTCAGTATGGGATAGAGCGTTATGATACTACCAAACTTAATTCTCTCTCAGGGATGGTTTCGGAATATTCAGGCATTACCCCTTCGGTAAACAAGGCTGTTGTCGGGAAGAACGCTTTCACGCACGAATCCGGGATCCATGTGGCTGCAATTCTGGAAGAGCCGCGCACTTACGAACTTTTCCTCCCGGAGATGGTCGGTGGAAAACGCAACCTTGTTGTAGGAAAGCACACAGGCAAAAAAGCCCTGAAAGGCATCATTAATAGCATTGGCTTCTGTCTTGAGCGGGAAGAGCTCTGTGCCCTTATTGAAAAAGTCAAGGTATGCACTGAAGAAAAGCACAAAAGCATCTCACGGGACCAGCTTGAAAGGCTGATCACTCAGGTAAAACAGGAACAGAAATCTTCAGGCAGTGAAAAAGAGAAGTTTTCTATCTGA
- a CDS encoding NAD(+)/NADH kinase: protein MAIKRIGIASRCDRPEVLDMVREILARFSSQVQIFVSTATAEVLGIEGTPVERMRDEGVELVISVGGDGTVLRNIAKMKDPLPILGINMGTLGFLVDVEPEDAIETIEEVLYGFSYLERMRVDVFLNGEMLETATNEIAVMSAKPAKIIQFEVHVNDCLLDEMRADGVVFATPTGSTAYAMSAGGPIINPRVNAIVVVPVAPFKLSSRPWVIPADSEITVKLLEHKKDAVIAIDGQKSYRIRPEDIVKLKKSKFPARFVRISDTCFYERVQRKLS from the coding sequence TTGGCTATAAAGAGGATAGGGATTGCATCGCGTTGCGACAGGCCTGAAGTTCTTGACATGGTAAGGGAGATCCTTGCTCGTTTCAGTTCCCAGGTGCAGATTTTCGTCTCAACCGCCACGGCTGAAGTCCTGGGTATAGAAGGGACTCCGGTAGAAAGGATGAGGGATGAAGGAGTCGAACTCGTTATAAGTGTGGGAGGAGACGGGACAGTCCTTCGGAATATTGCCAAAATGAAAGATCCTCTTCCTATTCTGGGAATTAATATGGGCACTCTCGGTTTTCTCGTGGATGTGGAACCTGAAGATGCGATTGAAACCATAGAAGAAGTCCTCTACGGCTTTTCGTATCTCGAAAGGATGCGTGTGGATGTTTTTCTCAATGGGGAAATGCTTGAAACCGCCACAAACGAGATTGCTGTAATGTCTGCAAAGCCCGCGAAAATTATCCAGTTTGAAGTCCATGTAAACGACTGCCTTCTTGATGAGATGCGCGCGGATGGTGTGGTTTTTGCAACACCTACGGGCTCGACTGCATATGCAATGAGTGCAGGGGGTCCCATTATAAACCCGAGGGTAAATGCAATTGTTGTTGTTCCTGTTGCCCCTTTCAAACTCTCCTCAAGGCCCTGGGTTATCCCCGCAGACAGCGAAATTACAGTAAAACTGTTGGAGCACAAAAAAGATGCTGTAATTGCAATCGACGGACAGAAGTCTTACAGGATCAGGCCTGAAGATATCGTCAAATTAAAAAAATCGAAATTTCCTGCACGTTTTGTCAGGATTTCAGATACATGTTTTTATGAAAGGGTCCAGAGAAAACTCTCTTAA
- a CDS encoding bifunctional fructose-bisphosphatase/inositol-phosphate phosphatase: MTSNSNFLKLCQEAFKAAYDATFELVGTDSASSFVGMGADGTPTTSIDQVAEDAIVEALKADGRSMRILSEELGELIIGKSPEFSVVLDPLDGTYNASSGIPFYSVSIAFASHDLSDLRFGYVSNLALKEEFHAEAGKGAYLNGKTIRPSHNSDLKSLCASVYGYRQNVERTRKIYSNIRRVRLFGSVALELCYVASGRLDAFVDVRRALRVTDVAAGQLILEEAGGRVTDGYGNLLRLPDNVTARVDMVASNGHVHEKILHLLSGG, from the coding sequence ATGACCTCTAATTCAAACTTTTTAAAACTGTGTCAGGAGGCTTTTAAAGCTGCATACGATGCAACTTTTGAGCTTGTGGGCACTGATTCGGCAAGCAGCTTCGTAGGCATGGGAGCTGACGGAACGCCCACTACCAGCATAGACCAGGTAGCAGAAGATGCTATAGTTGAGGCGCTTAAAGCCGACGGCAGATCCATGAGGATACTCAGTGAAGAGCTTGGAGAGCTTATTATCGGGAAATCTCCTGAGTTCTCTGTTGTGCTCGACCCCCTGGACGGGACATACAATGCTTCTTCAGGCATTCCTTTTTACAGTGTTTCAATTGCGTTTGCTTCTCATGACCTTTCAGACCTGAGATTTGGGTATGTAAGCAACCTTGCATTAAAAGAGGAATTTCACGCGGAAGCTGGAAAAGGAGCTTACCTTAACGGAAAAACAATAAGACCATCTCACAATTCGGACCTTAAGAGCCTCTGTGCCAGCGTATACGGCTACAGGCAGAACGTGGAAAGGACACGGAAGATATACAGCAATATCAGGCGAGTAAGGCTTTTTGGGAGCGTTGCGCTTGAATTGTGTTATGTAGCATCAGGCAGGCTTGATGCCTTTGTGGATGTCAGAAGAGCCTTACGCGTAACCGATGTTGCAGCAGGGCAGCTTATCCTTGAGGAAGCCGGCGGACGTGTGACTGACGGGTATGGAAATCTCCTGAGGCTTCCAGATAATGTTACTGCCAGAGTGGACATGGTCGCGTCCAACGGGCATGTGCATGAGAAGATTTTACATTTGCTCTCAGGGGGATAA
- a CDS encoding type II glyceraldehyde-3-phosphate dehydrogenase, whose product MVKAKIAVNGYGTIGKRVADAVQAQDDMEIIGVSKTKPNYEAAVAHQKGYDLFAPASNSGAFEKAGIPLAGTIEEMVEKADLVVDCTPGGIGEANKPMYEKAGVKAIWQGGEDHELAGFSFNAASNYEGALGRDLVRVVSCNTTGLCRVIYPIDRELGVKKVRVTLARRATDPNDIKKGPINAIVPDPIKLPSHHGPDIKSVLPHINITTAALKIPTTLMHLHTVNMEVNTDCTAEDINRIFSSQSRIRFMSQGINSTAEIIELARDMGRPRNDMWENCIWPESITVHEREFYFFQAIHQESIVVPETVDAIRAMMELESDGAKSIQKTNKAIGL is encoded by the coding sequence ATGGTCAAAGCAAAGATTGCAGTAAACGGTTACGGAACTATAGGGAAAAGAGTTGCAGACGCAGTACAGGCTCAGGATGACATGGAGATCATAGGGGTTTCAAAAACCAAGCCCAATTATGAAGCTGCAGTAGCACACCAGAAAGGGTATGATCTATTTGCCCCGGCTTCAAACTCCGGAGCCTTTGAGAAAGCAGGTATTCCACTCGCCGGAACCATTGAAGAAATGGTAGAAAAAGCAGATCTGGTAGTTGACTGTACTCCTGGGGGAATTGGGGAAGCAAATAAACCAATGTATGAAAAAGCCGGAGTAAAAGCAATCTGGCAGGGCGGTGAAGATCATGAACTTGCAGGTTTTTCCTTTAATGCTGCAAGCAACTACGAAGGAGCTCTCGGGCGTGACCTGGTGAGGGTAGTTTCCTGTAACACAACAGGGCTTTGCAGGGTCATTTACCCTATTGACAGGGAACTGGGGGTAAAAAAGGTAAGGGTTACCCTTGCAAGAAGGGCTACGGATCCCAATGATATAAAGAAAGGTCCTATTAATGCAATCGTGCCTGATCCGATAAAACTTCCGTCCCACCACGGGCCTGACATAAAGAGTGTACTCCCTCACATCAACATTACAACTGCAGCCCTGAAAATTCCGACAACACTTATGCACCTGCATACCGTAAATATGGAAGTCAACACCGACTGCACTGCTGAGGATATTAACAGGATTTTCAGCTCTCAGTCAAGAATCCGTTTCATGAGTCAGGGAATTAATTCTACTGCTGAGATTATCGAATTAGCAAGAGACATGGGGCGCCCCAGAAACGACATGTGGGAGAACTGCATCTGGCCTGAATCCATTACCGTGCACGAAAGGGAATTCTATTTCTTCCAGGCAATCCATCAGGAATCAATTGTGGTCCCGGAAACTGTGGATGCTATCCGTGCAATGATGGAGCTTGAGAGCGACGGCGCAAAATCAATCCAGAAAACAAACAAAGCTATCGGGCTCTGA
- a CDS encoding CooT family nickel-binding protein, whose translation MCEINVILLSGENRERIMDSVARILVEGDTIQLTGILGDKMTVEGSVKEINFSRGEAIILSR comes from the coding sequence ATGTGTGAAATTAATGTAATTCTGCTCAGTGGAGAAAACCGGGAGAGGATTATGGACTCCGTAGCAAGGATTCTGGTCGAAGGGGACACAATTCAGCTTACCGGAATCCTCGGAGATAAAATGACGGTTGAAGGTTCGGTAAAAGAGATCAATTTCTCGCGCGGGGAAGCGATTATTTTATCCAGATAA
- a CDS encoding damage-control phosphatase ARMT1 family protein has translation MKMNPRCTYCLLSRVHFQSKLSTDDEDLISRTIHECLGVMNKHYSPEAVSSRVATKVHRKCYEVLRDSDPYEVTKKLINQAALKVLPAAKEKIYENSPDDGELFKRAVLASVIANYFDFGIMGFDASEDKFEAAFLKYYEQGLDVDDTPEMLGLLQDVVYIADNCGEILFDAIVFDVIKKLGGNITLVVRGGPILTDVTLEEIKEFEIDKKVDRVMTTGSNAVGVLVEEAPAELLDAMKNATLIISKGMANYETLSEHNFGPIAYMLLTKCECVAEDLGLETGLSVAKLMNFP, from the coding sequence ATGAAGATGAATCCACGCTGTACTTACTGCCTTCTTTCCCGAGTGCATTTTCAATCAAAGCTTTCTACCGATGATGAAGATCTGATAAGCAGGACTATCCACGAATGCCTTGGGGTCATGAACAAACATTATAGCCCTGAGGCTGTATCATCCCGTGTGGCCACAAAAGTCCACAGGAAATGCTATGAAGTACTCCGAGACAGTGACCCTTATGAGGTTACGAAAAAGCTGATCAATCAGGCTGCTTTAAAAGTCCTGCCCGCAGCAAAAGAAAAAATTTACGAAAATTCTCCTGATGATGGAGAACTCTTCAAGCGGGCAGTACTGGCATCTGTTATTGCTAATTATTTTGACTTCGGGATTATGGGTTTTGATGCCAGCGAAGATAAATTTGAAGCTGCTTTTCTGAAATATTACGAGCAGGGACTTGATGTTGACGACACTCCTGAAATGCTCGGTCTGCTTCAGGACGTCGTATATATCGCTGATAACTGTGGAGAGATCCTTTTTGATGCTATTGTTTTTGACGTGATTAAGAAGCTGGGTGGAAATATAACCCTGGTTGTGCGTGGAGGCCCCATTCTTACAGATGTGACTCTGGAAGAAATAAAAGAGTTTGAAATTGATAAAAAGGTCGACAGGGTAATGACCACAGGTTCAAATGCAGTTGGAGTCCTTGTAGAAGAAGCCCCTGCCGAACTTCTTGATGCCATGAAGAATGCTACCCTGATAATTAGCAAGGGCATGGCAAACTACGAGACCCTCTCAGAGCACAACTTCGGACCCATAGCCTATATGCTTCTTACAAAATGCGAATGCGTGGCTGAAGACCTGGGGCTTGAGACGGGATTATCTGTTGCAAAACTTATGAATTTCCCCTGA
- a CDS encoding sulfatase-like hydrolase/transferase, with amino-acid sequence MTDSARNFKPFFIFILLTAGLLILLAALPVTSSALTEVEVNPVNTPAGAVVLIVDGLSAPFIYPELTPHSLDGAVLEKARLENIPEISKNSAQILDFRAPQTFTEGGHSVLVTGNPDADSEFVSFKDANIFDILHAQGYLCIAVMEKGDSWSICAEQDAVLRDKNNSIKNIEIMLEQYEYSQDIRVPSGLLQVMRSRADMAPAYVSSKETRDRYNGYNRWGIETACDVVNYMAKNCPDQKYLLTVNVGAIDMSGHYRDNYGYIDCVESLDSELLPLYNLCKENNLAFILTADHGMAFSADGSKGGHQSEKYSVSDEAQMVPFIAHAKDIKSGVIRGEFGQEDFAPTLLGILDIPERPRFVKGEQILLTGHVNLKVELPKKGSVELRRNGQLISSSGNDDQFLFLGLDPDSYIVKAVLNSGNSPEEKEKEVYLRADSVLDFSNKEAKTDESEYSPAGAKEKTSSASILAGGSIFDRSSKHLIGYLLIGTMNLAGLFFIMKIMKKD; translated from the coding sequence ATGACAGATAGTGCCCGAAATTTCAAACCATTTTTTATTTTTATTTTACTTACGGCAGGTTTATTAATTCTCCTTGCAGCTTTGCCAGTTACATCCTCCGCTCTTACCGAAGTAGAGGTAAATCCTGTGAATACTCCGGCAGGGGCTGTAGTATTGATCGTGGACGGTTTAAGTGCCCCTTTTATCTATCCCGAGCTTACACCACATTCACTTGACGGTGCAGTCCTTGAAAAAGCAAGGCTTGAGAACATCCCTGAAATTAGTAAAAACAGTGCACAGATTCTCGACTTCCGCGCCCCTCAGACTTTTACCGAGGGAGGACACTCCGTCCTTGTTACCGGGAATCCTGATGCAGACAGCGAGTTTGTCAGTTTTAAAGATGCAAATATTTTTGATATTTTACACGCTCAGGGCTACCTTTGCATCGCAGTAATGGAAAAAGGAGACTCGTGGTCAATCTGTGCAGAGCAGGACGCTGTCCTGAGAGACAAGAACAACTCTATAAAAAATATAGAGATAATGCTTGAGCAGTACGAATATTCTCAGGATATCAGGGTTCCATCCGGGCTTTTACAGGTAATGCGGAGTAGAGCTGACATGGCTCCTGCATATGTTTCTTCGAAAGAGACAAGAGACAGGTATAACGGATATAACAGATGGGGCATAGAAACAGCCTGTGATGTGGTGAACTATATGGCAAAAAATTGTCCTGACCAGAAATATCTGCTTACTGTCAATGTGGGGGCAATTGATATGAGCGGGCATTACAGGGATAATTACGGGTATATAGACTGTGTTGAAAGCCTCGACTCCGAACTTCTGCCTCTCTATAACCTCTGTAAAGAAAACAACCTTGCTTTTATCCTGACAGCAGACCATGGAATGGCTTTTTCGGCTGACGGTTCCAAAGGAGGACACCAGTCCGAAAAATATTCGGTTTCGGACGAGGCACAGATGGTACCCTTCATCGCACACGCGAAGGACATTAAAAGTGGGGTCATAAGAGGGGAGTTCGGGCAGGAGGATTTTGCTCCTACACTGCTCGGGATACTCGACATCCCTGAAAGGCCCAGGTTTGTCAAAGGAGAGCAGATCCTGCTTACAGGGCACGTAAACCTGAAAGTTGAACTTCCAAAAAAAGGGTCTGTGGAGCTAAGGAGAAATGGACAACTGATCTCATCTTCAGGAAATGATGACCAGTTTCTTTTCCTCGGGCTTGACCCGGATTCCTATATTGTCAAAGCAGTCCTGAACTCCGGAAACAGCCCTGAAGAAAAGGAAAAAGAGGTTTATCTCAGGGCCGATTCTGTACTAGATTTCTCAAATAAAGAGGCAAAAACAGATGAAAGCGAATACTCTCCGGCTGGAGCAAAAGAAAAAACCAGCTCGGCAAGCATTCTGGCAGGAGGATCAATTTTTGACAGGAGCTCAAAACACCTCATAGGATATCTTCTGATTGGAACAATGAACCTTGCAGGGCTATTCTTCATCATGAAAATTATGAAAAAAGACTGA
- a CDS encoding cation diffusion facilitator family transporter, with the protein MTRKMEYEERFDQAVRVTGVGLFVNLGLTIFKLLAGILGNSTAMVADAVHSLSDFLTDVVVIFGFKIAKKPVDESHNYGHGKIETLSASLVGLMLLLVAGQILYYGVQKTLMFIEAGTLEQPAIIALYAALASVISKEIMYQYTILKAQKINSMALTANAWHHRSDAFSSFCTMIGIGAAVFLGGKWVVLDPLMAVFLSFIILKVSLKIFHSSINELVEASLDEKTEGEIRQIIQKTEGVKALSNLKTRRIGNNIAVDIRIKVDNALDIGEANRISIHVEHNLKKAFGPYTYVLVKAEPYEREPWGNPEDEKAWEHPVNPEKNKVCLRNHSN; encoded by the coding sequence GTGACCAGAAAAATGGAATACGAAGAAAGGTTTGATCAGGCTGTCCGCGTTACAGGGGTCGGGCTTTTCGTGAACCTCGGGCTCACTATTTTTAAATTACTTGCAGGTATCCTGGGAAACAGTACTGCAATGGTAGCGGATGCTGTCCATTCCCTTTCGGATTTTCTTACTGATGTTGTGGTGATTTTCGGCTTCAAAATCGCGAAAAAGCCGGTGGATGAAAGTCATAACTACGGACATGGAAAAATTGAAACACTTTCTGCAAGCCTTGTAGGGCTTATGCTCTTACTTGTGGCAGGGCAGATCCTGTATTACGGTGTCCAGAAAACTCTGATGTTCATCGAAGCAGGAACCCTTGAACAGCCTGCCATTATTGCACTTTATGCAGCCCTGGCTTCCGTAATTTCAAAGGAGATCATGTACCAGTACACGATTCTGAAAGCCCAGAAAATAAACAGCATGGCTCTGACCGCTAACGCCTGGCATCACCGCTCGGACGCTTTTTCCTCATTCTGCACCATGATAGGAATAGGAGCTGCGGTTTTCCTTGGAGGGAAATGGGTTGTGCTCGATCCTCTGATGGCGGTTTTTCTGAGTTTCATCATCCTCAAAGTTTCATTGAAGATATTTCACAGCAGCATAAATGAACTTGTAGAAGCGTCCCTTGATGAAAAAACCGAAGGTGAGATCAGGCAGATTATCCAGAAAACAGAAGGGGTGAAAGCTCTCTCAAACCTCAAGACCCGGAGAATAGGAAACAATATAGCTGTAGATATCCGCATTAAAGTTGATAACGCCCTTGACATTGGCGAAGCAAACAGGATTTCGATTCATGTTGAACATAACCTGAAAAAAGCCTTTGGTCCCTACACTTACGTCCTCGTGAAAGCAGAGCCCTATGAACGCGAGCCTTGGGGAAACCCTGAAGACGAAAAAGCCTGGGAGCACCCTGTAAATCCGGAAAAAAATAAGGTCTGCCTCAGAAACCACTCCAACTAA
- a CDS encoding acylphosphatase, with the protein MSSGETVRAEILVSGRVQGVGFRRFARNAAERFGVECNPINLRDGRVFVLAEGRLEALELLINELRKGPTFAHIEDVDVTFTEALGNVYELST; encoded by the coding sequence GTGAGCTCTGGAGAAACTGTACGTGCGGAAATACTTGTATCTGGTCGGGTGCAGGGAGTGGGTTTTCGGAGATTTGCAAGAAACGCAGCCGAACGCTTTGGAGTGGAGTGTAACCCCATAAATCTCAGGGACGGAAGGGTTTTTGTTCTCGCTGAGGGAAGGCTCGAAGCTCTTGAACTCCTGATAAATGAACTAAGGAAAGGACCCACTTTTGCACACATAGAAGATGTGGATGTTACTTTTACTGAAGCCCTGGGAAATGTGTATGAGCTTTCCACATAA